The following are encoded together in the Meriones unguiculatus strain TT.TT164.6M chromosome 16, Bangor_MerUng_6.1, whole genome shotgun sequence genome:
- the Znf76 gene encoding zinc finger protein 76, whose product MESLGLQTVTLSDGTTAYVQQAVKGEKLLEGQVIQLEDGTTAYIHQVAIQKEPFSFEDGQPVQLEDGSMAYIHHTPKEGYDPSALEAVQLEDGSTAYIHHPVSVPSDSTILAVQTEVGLEDLAAEDEEGFSADTVVALEQYASKVLHDSPAPHNGKGQHVGDRAFRCGYKGCGRLYTTAHHLKVHERAHTGDRPYRCDFPSCGKAFATGYGLKSHVRTHTGEKPYKCPEELCSKAFKTSGDLQKHVRTHTGERPFRCPFEGCGRSFTTSNIRKVHVRTHTGERPYTCPEPHCGRGFTSATNYKNHVRIHTGEKPYVCTVPGCGKRFTEYSSLYKHHVVHTHCKPYTCSSCGKTYRQTSTLAMHKRSAHGELEATEESEQALYEQQQLEAASAAEESPPPKRAHIAYLSEVKEESADIPTQVAMVTEEDGNPQVALITQDGTQQVSLSPEDLQALGSAISVVTQHRSTTLAIPSQHDELAASGTHTVTMVSADGTQAQPVTIITSGALVTEESSVASLHHQQVALLATANGTHIAVQLEEQQTLEEAISVATAAMQQGAVALEASESGC is encoded by the exons ATGGAAAGCTTGGGGCTGCAGACGGTGACCCTGAGCGACGGGACGACAGCCTATGTCCAGCAGGCTGTCAAGG GAGAGAAGCTGCTCGAAGGGCAGGTGATCCAACTGGAGGACGGGACCACTGCGTACATTCACCAGGTGGCGATACAGAAAG AGCCTTTCTCCTTTGAAGATGGTCAGCCCGTGCAGCTGGAGGATGGCAGCATGGCCtacatacaccacacacccaAAG AGGGCTATGACCCCAGCGCCCTGGAAGCTGTGCAGCTGGAAGACGGCTCCACCGCCTACATCCATCATCCCGTGTCTGTGCCGTCCGACAGCACCATCCTGGCTGTGCAGACAGAGGTGGGCTTGGAGGACCTGGCAGCAGAGGATGAAGAGGGCTTCAGTGCAGACACGGTGGTGGCCCTGGAGCAGTACGCAAGCAAG GTTCTGCACGATAGCCCAGCTCCCCATAATGGCAAAGGGCAGCATGTTGGAGACAGAGCCTTCCGCTGTGGCTACAAAGGTTGCGGACGTCTCTACACCACCGCCCATCACTTAAAG GTACATGAACGAGCTCACACAGGCGACCGTCCGTACAGGTGTGACTTCCCCAGCTGTGGAAAGGCCTTTGCGACAG GCTATGGGCTAAAAAGTCACGTGCGTACTCACACGGGGGAGAAGCCATACAAGTGCCCAGAGGAGCTGTGCAGCAAAGCCTTCAAGACCTCAGGAGACCTTCAGAAGCACGTCCGGACCCACACAG GCGAGCGCCCGTTCCGGTGCCCTTTTGAGGGCTGCGGCCGCTCCTTCACCACCTCGAACATCCGCAAGGTACACGTGCGCACGCACACAGGCGAGCGGCCCTACACCTGCCCCGAGCCCCACTGTGGCCGCGGCTTCACCAGCGCCACCAACTACAAGAATCACGTGCGCATCCACACAG GGGAGAAGCCATACGTCTGCACGGTGCCAGGCTGTGGGAAGCGTTTCACGGAGTACTCGAGCCTGTACAAGCACCACGTGGTGCACACGCACTGCAAGCCCTACACGTGCAGCAGCTGCGGCAAGACCTACCGGCAGACCTCCACCCTCGCCATGCACAAGCGCAGCGCGCACGGGGAGCTGGAGGCCACCGAGGAGAGCGAGCAGGCGCTGTAcgagcagcagcagctggagg CGGCCTCCGCTGCCGAGGAAAGCCCACCACCCAAGCGAGCCCACATCGCTTACCTTTCGGAAGTGAAGGAGGAGAGTGCTGACATCCCAACCCAAGTAGCCATGGTGACGGAGGAGGATGGGAACCCTCAGGTGGCTCTGATCACTCAGGATGGTACCCAGCAG GTCAGCCTGTCCCCAGAAGACCTGCAGGCCCTGGGGAGCGCCATCAGCGTGGTGACTCAGCACCGCAGCACCACCCTTGCCATCCCCAGTCAGCACGATGAGCTGGCCGCCTCTGGCACACACACTGTCACCATGGTCAGCGCCGATGGCACCCAGGCTCAGCCC GTCACAATCATTACCTCTGGGGCCTTGGTGACTGAGGAGTCAAGTGTGGCATCTCTCCATCACCAACAGGTGGCACTGTTGGCCACAGCCAACGGAACACACATCGCAGTGCAG CTGGAGGAGCAGCAGACCCTGGAGGAGGCCATCAGTGTAGCCACTGCTGCCATGCAGCAAGGGGCTGTGGCCCTCGAAGCCTCAGAGAGCGGCTGCTGA